The Metabacillus schmidteae genome has a segment encoding these proteins:
- a CDS encoding MFS transporter yields MEEAKQEYTTIPDEEKKESAPFGLKDKIGYLFGDLGNDFFFMLVSAFLMVYYTDIFHISAALVGMLFLVARLWDAVADFAWGRFIDTRKPTAQGKFRPWILRMSFPLVLTGVLMFVQLPGMSDGFYLAWAFVTYIVWGTLYSTVNIPYGSMASVMTDNPVERTALSTWRTMGAMLAALIINVLGPLVVFVDNEIQADRMLMVAVLFGILALSCYFACYKLTTERLVASKSNHYKGNMKVTMKGLLKNKPLIWILIASLIFMVNTMLISAVNIYLFKDYFSNTSALSMIGLVQTAAVFIAIPLVKPLVKKFGKKEIAAIGMALAAVVYVILYFLKDISAIQFVAISAVGMFGFAFFNLVIWAFVTDVIDYHEYVTGLREDATVYSIYSMARKIGQAIAGGVGGFAVSAVGYDAARAAQTEEALNGIHSLATIVPAIIYGGIFLILIFLYPLNKQKTNQLAVDLAEKRKEQI; encoded by the coding sequence ATGGAAGAAGCAAAACAGGAATACACTACGATACCCGATGAGGAAAAAAAAGAAAGCGCTCCTTTTGGATTGAAGGACAAAATTGGCTATTTGTTTGGTGATCTTGGAAATGATTTCTTTTTTATGCTCGTCAGTGCTTTTTTAATGGTTTATTATACAGACATTTTTCATATTAGCGCTGCGTTAGTTGGGATGTTATTTCTTGTAGCTCGCTTATGGGATGCAGTTGCAGATTTTGCCTGGGGACGTTTTATTGATACAAGAAAACCAACTGCCCAAGGTAAATTCAGACCGTGGATTTTACGGATGTCATTTCCTCTTGTATTAACAGGTGTGCTCATGTTCGTTCAATTGCCCGGAATGTCTGACGGTTTTTATCTGGCATGGGCATTTGTCACATATATTGTGTGGGGTACACTTTACAGTACAGTGAACATTCCATATGGATCCATGGCATCGGTTATGACAGACAATCCTGTAGAACGGACTGCCCTTTCAACTTGGAGAACCATGGGCGCAATGTTGGCGGCATTGATTATTAATGTGCTAGGTCCTCTAGTTGTATTCGTGGATAACGAGATTCAAGCAGATCGTATGCTTATGGTAGCCGTTCTATTCGGCATACTTGCTTTATCTTGTTACTTTGCATGCTACAAGCTGACAACAGAGCGTCTTGTTGCATCGAAATCGAATCATTATAAAGGCAACATGAAAGTAACGATGAAGGGGTTGCTGAAAAATAAGCCTCTTATCTGGATCTTAATTGCTTCCCTTATTTTCATGGTAAACACGATGCTGATTAGTGCGGTAAATATATATTTATTTAAGGATTATTTCAGCAATACATCTGCTTTAAGTATGATTGGACTAGTTCAAACAGCAGCAGTATTTATCGCCATTCCGCTTGTAAAACCGTTAGTGAAGAAGTTCGGCAAAAAAGAAATAGCAGCAATCGGCATGGCACTTGCTGCTGTTGTATACGTTATCTTGTACTTCCTTAAAGATATTTCAGCGATCCAGTTTGTAGCTATTTCGGCAGTCGGTATGTTTGGGTTTGCCTTTTTTAATCTTGTTATTTGGGCGTTTGTGACAGACGTAATTGATTATCATGAATATGTAACCGGTTTAAGAGAGGATGCAACCGTTTACTCTATTTATTCTATGGCACGAAAAATCGGGCAGGCAATTGCAGGCGGTGTTGGTGGATTTGCCGTTTCGGCAGTTGGTTACGATGCAGCTCGTGCTGCCCAGACAGAAGAAGCACTAAATGGTATTCACTCGCTCGCTACAATCGTTCCAGCTATCATTTATGGGGGGATATTCCTTATTCTTATTTTCTTATATCCTCTAAATAAACAAAAAACAAATCAATTGGCCGTTGATCTGGCTGAAAAACGAAAAGAACAAATATAA
- a CDS encoding helix-turn-helix domain-containing protein, whose translation MRDTFQLSSSIMTFFQLTHMNVHAFEGAGTMLTLHAPHLIPERLNQEAFPILIQAVHQQPSLCHFWHYDQIVYMAAAYDEDKVIIAGPFLTQLPHEKVGSIDEQTLRNLPILNQATQQSTARLLMHLNKMDAVTISSIEATESLSSKSIASEEEANTAIINLRYKISNDMMHAIEAGDSETIKTINKKTGNLFDFSSRFPNKPLRAVKNSLIILNTMFRLAAERGGVPPILLHRLSEKFAISIEKINSLHSLNQLQETMGIEYCQLVHTNQISGYSMLIKEAVRYLYSHFTEPFDAVAIADELSVHPSHLARQFKKETGFTMGQFVHRLRIQKAKRLLKKDLASIEQITGECGFEDAAYFIRVFKKFTGMPPGKWRSQESD comes from the coding sequence TTGAGAGATACTTTTCAATTATCTTCGTCCATCATGACCTTTTTTCAACTAACTCATATGAATGTACATGCATTCGAAGGTGCTGGTACAATGCTGACACTTCATGCGCCACACTTGATCCCTGAAAGACTGAACCAAGAAGCTTTCCCTATACTTATTCAGGCGGTTCATCAACAGCCTTCTTTATGTCACTTTTGGCATTACGATCAAATTGTGTATATGGCAGCTGCATATGATGAAGACAAAGTGATTATTGCAGGACCATTCTTAACGCAACTTCCTCATGAGAAAGTCGGCTCAATAGATGAACAAACACTTCGTAACCTGCCAATTTTAAATCAGGCTACCCAACAAAGTACCGCACGGTTGCTCATGCATCTTAATAAAATGGATGCCGTCACAATTTCTTCTATTGAAGCAACCGAGTCCCTATCTTCCAAATCAATAGCAAGTGAAGAGGAAGCTAACACAGCGATCATAAATTTACGTTATAAGATTAGCAATGACATGATGCATGCAATTGAAGCCGGTGACAGCGAGACAATAAAGACAATTAACAAAAAAACAGGTAATTTATTTGATTTTTCATCACGCTTTCCCAATAAACCACTTCGGGCAGTTAAGAATAGTTTAATTATTTTAAATACGATGTTCCGGTTGGCAGCAGAACGTGGAGGTGTTCCACCAATACTATTGCATCGTCTTTCCGAAAAATTTGCAATCTCCATTGAGAAAATTAACAGTCTTCATTCTTTGAACCAGCTTCAGGAGACAATGGGGATTGAATATTGCCAGCTAGTTCATACCAATCAAATTAGCGGCTATTCAATGCTAATCAAAGAAGCTGTTCGTTATTTGTATTCACATTTTACAGAACCTTTTGATGCAGTCGCAATTGCTGATGAACTGAGTGTTCATCCCTCCCACCTTGCACGGCAATTCAAAAAAGAGACCGGCTTCACAATGGGACAGTTTGTCCATCGGCTCCGTATTCAGAAAGCAAAGAGACTCTTAAAAAAAGATCTTGCTTCCATTGAACAGATCACCGGTGAATGCGGTTTTGAAGATGCTGCTTATTTTATTCGCGTTTTTAAAAAGTTTACCGGCATGCCCCCTGGCAAATGGCGATCACAAGAAAGTGACTGA